In a single window of the Methanofollis ethanolicus genome:
- a CDS encoding ATP-binding protein has translation MGINSLCGDAPLDNNPIQCFKEFMEQQTGYKKAREYKKWRFVGYVLELGYSSATIITSDPYKIAVGGIPRNSLLIMVPRNYTELPLHFTLLRVLESAPTPLSREVQQTYFELQKRSMPELDVFTQSELQWGALKTEVLGMFYPNPDNLEKIEFSSDINNFVSAHKYELYAPTDEVLHVIINSMVPSENCFPIGKLRLTECRLPVPGTPSPDVEAHVSTLDFMGTRTAMFGKTRLGKSNTIKIIAQSLIETTQESKSVGQIIFDINGEYANDNPQDGSTSLKSVYTERCEVYSFNPRPNSGAKVLKINFYEHPDRSHQILDNLLEKDGQNSNYIKGFRTTEIPSIESLEVITDRGDKKRAQRRILLYWAILHSAGFKADEEALNHKLKKISHTASSSFDPQYNKELREAVYKSDNPPKIETLDDLVTELEKIQEYIKGTKQDDPLLKSSGSGKTLFDSEDRALLNFLKPNVGSGPRVIYSYKFYHDANAGNIFKDIIEEVDNGKTIILDLGNADPRVMTYYSDELSWEVFRHQTEKFTTNALGEHYVQLYFEEAHNLFPQNDDVTTIYSRLAKEGAKYHIGMVYSTQSPSTINKDLLAQTENFFIAHMSSRDEVKTLAKLNVAYENLQEDILQTKTPGYVRMLTRSHRFVVPVQVRKFSPISRKGA, from the coding sequence ATGGGAATTAACAGCTTATGTGGCGATGCACCACTGGACAACAACCCCATCCAGTGCTTTAAGGAATTCATGGAGCAGCAAACGGGATATAAAAAGGCCCGAGAATACAAGAAATGGCGGTTTGTGGGATATGTACTCGAACTCGGATATTCCTCTGCCACCATTATCACCTCAGATCCCTACAAAATTGCTGTCGGCGGCATACCCAGAAACTCCCTGCTCATCATGGTCCCCCGCAACTACACCGAACTCCCCCTCCATTTCACACTCCTTCGTGTCCTTGAGTCGGCCCCCACCCCCCTGAGCAGGGAAGTCCAGCAGACCTACTTTGAGTTGCAAAAGCGGTCCATGCCTGAACTCGACGTCTTTACCCAGAGCGAACTGCAGTGGGGCGCTCTCAAAACCGAAGTTCTTGGCATGTTCTACCCGAACCCGGATAATCTGGAAAAAATTGAGTTCTCATCTGACATCAACAACTTCGTCAGCGCCCACAAATATGAGTTATATGCGCCAACTGACGAGGTTCTGCATGTTATCATCAACTCCATGGTCCCCTCTGAAAACTGTTTCCCCATTGGAAAACTTAGACTCACCGAGTGCCGCCTCCCCGTCCCCGGAACACCCTCACCAGATGTTGAAGCCCATGTATCCACCCTTGACTTCATGGGTACACGGACGGCCATGTTCGGGAAAACCCGTCTTGGCAAGAGTAACACCATTAAAATCATTGCTCAGAGTCTCATCGAAACAACGCAGGAATCCAAGAGCGTGGGTCAGATCATCTTTGACATCAACGGAGAGTATGCAAACGACAATCCCCAGGATGGAAGTACATCCCTGAAGAGTGTGTATACAGAGCGGTGTGAGGTGTACTCATTCAATCCCCGTCCCAATAGTGGTGCAAAGGTACTGAAGATAAACTTCTATGAGCACCCGGATCGATCTCACCAGATTCTGGATAATCTCCTGGAGAAAGACGGGCAAAATTCTAACTATATCAAAGGGTTCAGAACCACAGAAATACCCTCCATCGAATCCCTTGAGGTAATTACAGACAGAGGAGACAAAAAACGGGCACAAAGGCGGATTCTTCTCTACTGGGCAATCCTACATAGTGCAGGATTCAAGGCAGATGAAGAGGCGCTTAATCATAAGCTCAAAAAAATTAGTCACACTGCATCAAGCTCCTTTGATCCGCAGTATAATAAAGAATTGCGAGAGGCAGTATACAAATCAGATAATCCACCAAAGATTGAGACATTGGATGATCTTGTCACCGAACTCGAAAAAATCCAGGAATATATCAAAGGAACAAAACAGGATGATCCCTTACTCAAGTCATCAGGCAGTGGAAAAACCCTCTTCGACAGCGAAGACCGTGCATTACTCAATTTCTTAAAACCAAATGTGGGATCAGGACCGCGCGTCATCTACTCATATAAGTTCTATCATGATGCCAATGCCGGGAACATCTTCAAGGATATCATCGAGGAGGTCGACAACGGAAAAACGATCATTCTTGACCTTGGAAATGCCGATCCACGCGTCATGACCTATTACTCCGATGAACTCAGCTGGGAGGTCTTCAGGCACCAGACAGAAAAATTCACAACAAACGCATTGGGAGAGCACTATGTCCAGCTCTACTTCGAGGAAGCGCACAACCTCTTCCCCCAAAACGATGATGTGACGACAATATACTCCCGTCTTGCCAAAGAAGGAGCGAAATACCATATCGGCATGGTCTACTCCACTCAGTCCCCCAGCACAATCAACAAAGACCTCCTTGCACAAACAGAGAATTTCTTCATCGCCCACATGTCCTCCCGCGATGAAGTGAAAACACTTGCGAAACTGAATGTTGCCTATGAAAACCTGCAGGAGGATATTCTCCAGACAAAAACACCGGGTTATGTGCGCATGTTAACCCGTTCACACCGTTTTGTTGTGCCTGTCCAGGTCCGGAAATTCTCTCCGATCTCACGCAAGGGGGCATAA
- a CDS encoding N-6 DNA methylase, whose translation MTDLESRAFRESVFHIVSLLQSDLDARDHPKALTSLLALKRAADLRAAGDLTGFLACAPVWDEIRTAQSPGEALTAAYSRLEEAHPGGETWFDALIFSPKRDSLWREVAAIISEFSFQDTDPGAFSEMLLQFYREGPGSFETPHDLARLLAGLLAPERGASVLDPFCQDGTVLTEAAREHGTRGITLYAQTPNDHSRLVTALNLLVHNCPDVHIATGDPILTPSFVQDDRRLTLFDRVVGTVPAGAMDWGSEVLQHDPYVRFIYGVPPRTSRDFAYLSHAIASLADGGRLVAVVPAGILFRSARTEKKIRANIIHKDRVEAVIALPPRIFPATAVPFAVLVIATGKAAERQGRTVFIDATGLFLAGRGRNILRDEDITTVLDAYTSFKEIEGFSAVATTDEIAENDFTLEVSRYVLPVEEKVEKIDLDATLADLDEVRRKKAEALDRFLASVARLKETRR comes from the coding sequence GTGACCGACCTTGAGTCCCGGGCGTTCAGAGAGAGCGTATTTCATATCGTCTCCCTGCTCCAGAGCGACCTCGACGCACGAGACCACCCGAAGGCCCTCACCAGTCTCCTCGCCCTCAAACGCGCGGCAGACCTGAGGGCCGCAGGCGACCTCACCGGCTTTCTTGCCTGCGCCCCGGTCTGGGACGAGATACGCACCGCACAGAGTCCGGGGGAAGCGTTGACCGCGGCATATTCCCGTCTGGAAGAGGCACACCCCGGTGGAGAGACCTGGTTCGACGCCCTGATATTCAGCCCGAAGAGGGACAGTCTCTGGAGGGAGGTCGCCGCCATCATCTCGGAGTTCTCATTCCAGGACACCGACCCCGGGGCCTTCTCCGAGATGCTCCTCCAGTTCTACCGCGAGGGCCCCGGCTCCTTCGAGACCCCGCACGACCTTGCCCGCCTCCTCGCCGGCCTGCTGGCGCCGGAGAGAGGGGCGTCCGTCCTCGACCCCTTCTGTCAGGACGGGACGGTCCTGACCGAGGCGGCCAGAGAGCACGGGACGAGAGGCATCACCCTCTACGCCCAGACCCCGAACGACCACAGCAGGCTGGTCACGGCCCTCAACCTCCTCGTGCACAACTGCCCTGACGTGCACATCGCCACCGGCGACCCCATCCTGACGCCATCGTTCGTGCAGGACGACCGGCGCCTCACGCTCTTCGACCGGGTCGTCGGCACCGTCCCCGCGGGTGCCATGGACTGGGGGTCTGAGGTCCTGCAGCACGACCCCTATGTCAGGTTCATCTACGGCGTCCCGCCGCGGACGAGCAGGGACTTTGCGTACCTCAGCCACGCCATCGCCTCCCTTGCCGACGGCGGGAGGCTGGTGGCCGTCGTCCCGGCGGGCATCCTCTTCAGGAGCGCGAGGACGGAGAAAAAGATCCGGGCGAACATCATCCACAAAGACCGCGTCGAGGCGGTCATCGCCCTGCCGCCCCGGATCTTCCCCGCGACGGCGGTGCCGTTCGCGGTCCTCGTCATCGCCACGGGCAAGGCGGCGGAGAGGCAGGGCAGGACGGTCTTCATCGACGCAACCGGGTTGTTCCTGGCGGGGAGGGGGCGGAACATCCTCAGAGACGAGGACATCACGACAGTCCTTGACGCCTACACCTCCTTCAAAGAGATCGAGGGCTTCAGCGCCGTGGCGACCACCGACGAGATCGCGGAGAACGACTTCACCCTGGAGGTCTCGCGCTACGTCCTCCCCGTGGAGGAGAAGGTCGAAAAAATCGACCTCGACGCCACCCTCGCAGACCTCGACGAGGTCAGGAGAAAGAAGGCGGAGGCCCTCGACCGTTTCCTGGCGAGCGTCGCACGCCTGAAGGAGACGCGGAGATAG
- a CDS encoding DNA adenine methylase has translation MDVECVPQTVSNLHQETYNPNSEKATPVLRYPGGKQRQVLYFDHLLPDADSISGRYVEPFVGGGAIFFHTNPRVAVLSDKNPELIDLYIGIRDHPETVWELYRTFPDTKQGYYAVRDRSVDELTLPQRAARTLYLNRTCFKGMWRHNAQGKFNVGYGGQDRRWVISKERLFEVSLHLSRSTLCCSDFEPIIDSCSAGDFLFLDPPYRPGERDLLNDHYTFGTFRYDDQIRLAQALHRASERGVQWLMTNSSHEDITRLYEDCQCISLLKGTGKIPGHLAEHTEEVVIMNTETD, from the coding sequence ATGGATGTCGAATGCGTCCCTCAAACAGTTTCAAATCTACATCAAGAGACCTACAACCCCAATTCTGAGAAGGCCACACCTGTACTGAGATACCCGGGCGGGAAACAACGGCAGGTATTATATTTTGATCATCTTCTTCCGGATGCTGACTCCATCTCCGGCAGGTATGTGGAACCCTTTGTCGGAGGTGGTGCAATCTTCTTCCACACAAACCCGCGGGTCGCCGTTCTTTCAGATAAAAACCCAGAACTCATCGACCTCTATATCGGTATCCGTGATCATCCCGAAACCGTATGGGAACTCTATCGTACTTTCCCCGACACAAAACAGGGATATTATGCAGTCCGAGATCGTTCCGTTGATGAACTGACCTTACCGCAACGGGCGGCAAGGACCCTGTACCTGAACAGGACCTGCTTCAAGGGGATGTGGCGGCATAACGCGCAGGGCAAGTTCAACGTGGGATATGGAGGTCAGGACCGCCGGTGGGTGATATCAAAAGAGCGGTTATTTGAAGTCTCCCTCCACCTTTCGCGGTCCACTCTCTGTTGTAGCGACTTCGAACCCATAATCGACTCATGCAGCGCCGGCGATTTTCTGTTCCTCGACCCCCCCTATCGACCCGGAGAAAGGGACCTGCTCAACGATCACTACACCTTCGGCACGTTTCGATACGACGACCAGATCAGGCTGGCTCAGGCTCTTCACCGCGCATCAGAACGCGGCGTGCAATGGCTCATGACCAACTCCTCACACGAGGACATAACCAGACTGTATGAAGACTGTCAGTGCATTTCTCTCCTGAAAGGGACCGGAAAAATCCCCGGGCACCTTGCAGAACACACGGAAGAAGTGGTCATAATGAACACGGAGACAGATTAA
- a CDS encoding CHAT domain-containing protein — MPLAILECVPKGDGRQEGQMLSGFLRMGGPEVASLFTFSTRRDLTAFLEDGAGLQGYSHVHLSGHGRARGVGVPYFKLPRGRMFAEDFPEGCFAGKAVAFSACELGRRRFIDPFKRRTGARVVVAPQRKVLFLDAAVWFVHYYYFLLQHGTMDVTAFERTEASLRLYVRGAFRYM, encoded by the coding sequence ATGCCCCTTGCAATCCTCGAGTGCGTCCCGAAGGGCGACGGCAGGCAGGAGGGGCAGATGCTCTCCGGGTTCCTCCGCATGGGAGGGCCGGAGGTGGCGTCCCTCTTCACCTTCTCCACCCGGAGGGACCTGACCGCGTTCCTGGAGGACGGTGCGGGCCTGCAGGGCTACAGCCACGTCCACCTGAGCGGGCACGGGAGGGCGAGAGGGGTCGGCGTCCCTTACTTTAAACTGCCCCGCGGGCGGATGTTCGCGGAGGACTTCCCGGAGGGGTGCTTTGCGGGGAAGGCAGTCGCATTCTCGGCATGCGAACTGGGCCGGCGGCGTTTCATCGACCCGTTCAAGAGGCGGACCGGGGCGCGGGTCGTCGTCGCCCCGCAGAGGAAGGTCCTGTTCCTGGACGCGGCAGTCTGGTTCGTGCACTACTACTATTTTCTGCTGCAGCACGGGACCATGGACGTAACGGCCTTCGAGAGGACTGAGGCGTCTCTCCGGCTGTACGTGAGAGGGGCGTTTCGGTACATGTGA
- a CDS encoding restriction endonuclease subunit S domain-containing protein has product MTPTTPLKNLLIGGKILRGAHTGKPTSESDPLYPVVGIRALAEDGTVDHDNVEHLAVRNETDIERSRIQAGDVLLSMRGQFRAALADEKCEGHILSQNLVILRFREEADAALMVEYFNSQQGRDALAALSRGTALPLLSIMALETLEVPALGGADREDLAACLAAYREYEALAHEEAELTAQIRDALVAEYLGVRQ; this is encoded by the coding sequence ATGACCCCCACAACACCCCTCAAAAACCTTCTCATCGGGGGAAAAATCCTCCGCGGCGCCCACACAGGGAAACCCACCTCAGAGAGCGACCCCCTGTACCCGGTGGTGGGCATCAGGGCGCTGGCTGAGGACGGCACCGTCGACCACGACAACGTCGAGCACCTCGCGGTCAGGAACGAGACTGACATCGAGCGTTCCCGCATCCAAGCAGGCGACGTCCTCCTCTCGATGCGGGGGCAGTTCCGCGCAGCCCTTGCCGACGAAAAGTGCGAGGGCCATATCCTCTCCCAGAACCTCGTCATCCTCAGGTTCAGGGAGGAGGCCGACGCAGCCCTGATGGTCGAGTACTTCAACAGCCAGCAGGGGAGGGACGCCCTCGCCGCCCTCTCCCGCGGGACGGCGCTGCCCCTCCTCTCCATCATGGCCCTGGAGACGCTGGAGGTCCCGGCCCTCGGCGGAGCAGACCGGGAAGACCTGGCCGCGTGCCTGGCCGCATACCGGGAGTACGAGGCCCTCGCACACGAGGAGGCGGAGCTGACAGCGCAGATCAGAGACGCACTGGTCGCGGAGTACCTGGGGGTGCGGCAGTGA
- a CDS encoding sensor histidine kinase has protein sequence MTPDDDESLRSAHEKMTLMSRTAFHDILNLASAAREYDEFIAGELRKYPELYRHHMCMMRVVGGIQWNAETAGSYLSQGVPPSTWLPLQDVVGEAAAAVPHDHVDLVVDVGNAEVYADELLKKVFFCLVENALSHGGKVSKIEIAFSEDEAGGRITVVDDGCGIPAQNKSRIFGQGFGSHTGMGLFFTRRALSILRFSIRENGREGYGARFEIRVPPGLYHSRRNT, from the coding sequence ATGACACCGGACGACGACGAAAGCCTCAGGTCGGCACATGAGAAGATGACCCTGATGAGCCGCACGGCCTTCCATGACATACTCAATCTGGCCTCTGCGGCCCGGGAATACGATGAGTTTATCGCCGGCGAGCTGCGGAAATACCCCGAACTGTACAGGCACCATATGTGCATGATGAGAGTGGTGGGCGGCATACAGTGGAACGCCGAGACCGCCGGGTCCTACCTGAGCCAGGGTGTACCCCCTTCGACCTGGCTCCCCCTCCAGGACGTGGTCGGGGAAGCAGCGGCCGCAGTCCCCCACGACCATGTCGACCTCGTGGTCGACGTCGGAAACGCCGAGGTCTACGCCGATGAGCTGTTGAAGAAGGTGTTTTTCTGCCTGGTCGAGAACGCGCTGTCCCATGGCGGAAAGGTCTCGAAGATTGAGATCGCATTCTCCGAAGACGAGGCCGGGGGCAGGATCACCGTTGTGGACGACGGCTGCGGGATCCCCGCACAGAACAAGTCCCGGATCTTCGGCCAGGGCTTCGGGAGCCACACGGGCATGGGCCTCTTCTTCACCCGGAGGGCCCTGAGCATCCTCAGGTTCTCGATCCGGGAGAACGGGAGGGAGGGGTATGGTGCCCGGTTTGAGATCCGAGTCCCCCCGGGGTTGTACCACTCCCGCAGGAACACCTGA